In Thermosynechococcus sichuanensis E542, a single genomic region encodes these proteins:
- a CDS encoding alpha/beta hydrolase, with product MLKRLSPWLLALALPVGALFTTPAKAANFVSLTYGPFQRSFPMSELEEFVSTQEATGELRALMRFVPKDDQAKLLEFLGMRLPFNVVQTDKILASPIGKDLLKQFSQVTIRRDKAGEVALRGAMLTAAASPEGLSMMSFLKNYPAETINLDLRKLNQMLKKQDGIMSMLGKLRP from the coding sequence ATGCTGAAGCGTCTTTCGCCCTGGTTACTGGCACTGGCACTCCCCGTGGGTGCCCTTTTCACCACTCCTGCCAAAGCAGCTAACTTTGTCTCCCTCACCTATGGTCCTTTTCAGCGCTCCTTCCCGATGTCGGAGCTAGAGGAATTTGTGTCCACCCAAGAAGCCACGGGAGAATTGCGCGCATTGATGCGATTCGTTCCCAAAGATGATCAAGCCAAGCTCCTTGAATTCTTGGGTATGCGGCTGCCCTTCAACGTTGTGCAAACCGATAAAATTCTCGCCAGTCCTATTGGCAAAGATTTACTCAAACAATTTTCTCAGGTCACAATTCGCCGCGATAAAGCGGGTGAAGTGGCTCTGCGGGGTGCCATGCTCACTGCTGCTGCTTCCCCAGAAGGGTTGAGCATGATGTCATTTTTGAAAAACTATCCTGCCGAAACGATTAACCTTGATTTGCGCAAGCTCAACCAAATGCTCAAGAAACAAGATGGCATTATGAGTATGCTGGGTAAGTTACGCCCATAA
- the mreD gene encoding rod shape-determining protein MreD, with the protein MLNRQTRLQRTSLHWLITIGSVGLCALLSFIHLPHLHLLVPDWFLIWVVVWSVKRSWGQGVLAGIALGWLQDGLVGAHPSHAVSLALVGGLTALMQKQRFVSEDFISVALITFAMAILQQTVIAIQMSVGSGFPLEDIWEHHQQVALSSAIMSSLWAPLLYAPLNHWWTWLQEQE; encoded by the coding sequence ATGCTGAACCGACAGACACGCCTACAGCGAACTAGCCTCCACTGGCTAATTACCATTGGCTCTGTGGGACTCTGTGCCCTCTTGAGCTTTATTCACTTACCCCACCTACACCTACTGGTTCCAGACTGGTTTTTAATTTGGGTGGTGGTCTGGAGTGTCAAGCGATCGTGGGGGCAAGGGGTACTAGCGGGGATTGCCCTCGGCTGGCTTCAAGATGGTTTAGTCGGTGCGCATCCTAGCCACGCAGTCAGCTTGGCCTTGGTGGGGGGGCTGACCGCCCTGATGCAAAAGCAGCGCTTTGTTTCTGAGGATTTTATTTCTGTTGCTCTGATTACCTTTGCAATGGCCATCCTGCAACAAACGGTCATCGCCATCCAAATGAGCGTTGGCAGTGGCTTTCCCCTAGAGGACATCTGGGAACACCATCAGCAGGTGGCGCTTAGCTCCGCCATTATGAGTAGTCTTTGGGCACCTTTGCTCTATGCCCCCTTGAATCACTGGTGGACGTGGTTACAGGAGCAGGAGTAA
- the mreC gene encoding rod shape-determining protein MreC yields the protein MAFLLRWWGRYAGGLVLTALVLTSAWILRETNGAAIRELYRLLSLPFQGAVEDQQALIQARTWQLEQQLAAVQAENQRLRQMLNAPMLPNFNGRIVPVIGRSSHQWWRSLLLGEGSRQGLTIGSVVVGNGGLVGRITSITPNTSRVMLLTDPASRVGVVVGRTRQMGILRGQLNQQVIVEFLEKDPKVQPKDVLYTSALSSLYPAGIPIGEVQSVELSDPTRPHATVILGAPIDRLEWVTVIPYAEPTDTPTAN from the coding sequence ATGGCTTTTTTGCTGCGCTGGTGGGGACGATATGCAGGTGGCCTCGTCCTTACGGCTTTGGTGCTCACAAGTGCTTGGATTCTGCGCGAGACCAATGGGGCAGCCATTCGTGAACTGTACCGCCTTCTTAGTTTGCCCTTTCAAGGCGCAGTGGAGGATCAGCAAGCTCTGATTCAAGCTCGCACATGGCAACTGGAGCAGCAACTGGCTGCCGTCCAAGCGGAAAACCAGCGGTTGCGGCAAATGCTAAATGCGCCAATGTTGCCCAATTTCAATGGCCGCATTGTGCCGGTGATTGGTCGCAGTTCCCATCAGTGGTGGCGATCGCTCCTCTTGGGGGAAGGCAGCCGTCAGGGTCTCACCATTGGCTCCGTGGTGGTGGGCAACGGCGGCCTTGTGGGGCGGATTACCAGCATTACCCCCAATACCAGTCGCGTGATGTTGCTCACGGATCCCGCCAGTCGAGTGGGAGTGGTGGTGGGTCGGACACGGCAAATGGGGATTCTGCGGGGACAACTTAACCAGCAGGTAATTGTTGAGTTTTTAGAGAAGGATCCGAAGGTGCAGCCCAAGGATGTCCTCTATACCTCAGCCCTCAGTAGTCTCTATCCGGCAGGCATTCCCATTGGTGAAGTGCAATCAGTGGAGCTGAGCGATCCCACCCGTCCCCATGCCACCGTTATTCTTGGTGCCCCGATCGATCGCCTTGAGTGGGTGACCGTCATCCCCTATGCTGAACCGACAGACACGCCTACAGCGAACTAG